From one Conyzicola nivalis genomic stretch:
- a CDS encoding SDR family oxidoreductase, with product MNDPMIALVTGGNKGIGREIAAQLADLGHTVVIGARSLERGEVAAAELRAAGGDVTAVALDVTDTASVHAAADTIRRRFGRLDALINNAGISHRPGADFAGQSPRSADVEHVRFVFETNVFGVITVTSAFLPLLRRSTVPRIVNVSSSAGSLTAISDFANTDPIALGYVPSKTALTAVTMMYARDLIGERILVNAVCPGFVATDLNNHRGVRTPAEGAASAVRMATIDADGPTGTFTDDDGPVAW from the coding sequence ATGAACGACCCCATGATCGCCCTCGTCACCGGGGGCAACAAAGGAATCGGGCGCGAAATCGCCGCCCAGCTCGCAGACCTCGGTCACACCGTCGTCATCGGCGCGCGGAGCCTCGAGCGAGGCGAGGTCGCGGCCGCGGAGCTGCGCGCGGCCGGCGGCGACGTCACCGCTGTCGCCCTCGACGTCACCGACACCGCTTCCGTTCACGCCGCCGCCGACACGATCCGCCGCCGGTTCGGTCGCCTCGACGCCCTGATCAACAACGCCGGCATCAGCCACCGGCCTGGAGCGGACTTCGCCGGCCAGTCGCCTCGGTCCGCCGACGTCGAGCACGTGCGCTTCGTTTTCGAGACGAACGTGTTCGGGGTCATCACGGTCACCAGCGCCTTCCTGCCGTTACTACGTCGGTCGACCGTTCCGCGCATCGTGAACGTCTCCAGCAGCGCTGGCTCCTTGACCGCCATCTCCGACTTCGCGAACACCGACCCGATCGCGCTCGGATACGTTCCTTCCAAGACCGCGCTCACGGCCGTCACCATGATGTACGCCCGCGACCTGATCGGGGAACGCATCCTGGTGAACGCCGTCTGCCCCGGCTTCGTCGCGACCGACCTGAACAACCACAGGGGCGTTCGCACTCCCGCCGAAGGAGCTGCGTCCGCGGTGCGCATGGCGACGATCGACGCCGACGGACCCACCGGCACCTTCACCGACGACGACGGCCCCGTCGCCTGGTAG
- a CDS encoding arsenate reductase ArsC — protein sequence MTDKPTVLFVCIHNAGRSQMAAGYMRALSGGAVEVRSGGSEPGDQINPMAIAAMAEEGIDISVGLPQLMTTEQVRDSDVVITMGCGDVCPIFPGKRYEDWELVDPKGKSIEEVRPIRDDIKARIEKLLAELLPAN from the coding sequence ATGACCGACAAGCCCACCGTTCTCTTCGTCTGCATCCACAACGCGGGACGTTCGCAGATGGCCGCCGGCTACATGCGCGCCCTTTCCGGGGGCGCCGTCGAGGTGCGCTCCGGTGGTTCCGAGCCCGGAGACCAGATCAACCCGATGGCCATCGCGGCGATGGCCGAGGAGGGCATCGACATCAGCGTTGGGCTCCCGCAGCTGATGACGACCGAGCAGGTGCGCGACTCCGACGTCGTCATCACGATGGGCTGCGGCGACGTCTGCCCGATCTTCCCCGGCAAGCGCTACGAAGACTGGGAGCTCGTCGACCCCAAGGGCAAGTCCATCGAGGAGGTGCGTCCGATCCGCGACGACATCAAGGCGCGCATCGAGAAACTGCTGGCCGAACTGCTCCCCGCAAACTAG
- a CDS encoding AraC family transcriptional regulator — protein MPADRLSQILDLIEVKSVVSGGSAVRGRWRTDSRIADDLKFIAVVRGSARLDTDGLAEPIELRQGDVAVLNGRSRLTLEGGIGDETPTLVEPPASGSAIDDREANADDADVLIGGRVELNATGRHLLLRALPPVLHVGQASSVGPQLRGHVQRLFEEILSNRVGSDFAIRQYGQLLVLDVVRGFMHDGDMPAGWLKLLADERLRPALALIHEQPGKAWSLEDLASASSMSRSTFALRFRQTAGTPPLSYLIDWRMLIAQKALRAADTRIRPLALELGYSSESAFSTAFKRHVGESPLSFRAGAARRKPSPPEA, from the coding sequence ATGCCCGCCGATCGCCTCTCCCAGATCCTCGACCTCATCGAGGTCAAAAGCGTCGTCTCCGGCGGATCCGCGGTGCGCGGGCGTTGGCGTACTGACAGCCGCATCGCCGACGACCTCAAGTTCATCGCGGTCGTACGGGGTAGCGCGCGACTGGACACCGACGGTCTGGCCGAGCCGATCGAGTTGCGGCAGGGAGACGTCGCGGTCTTGAACGGCCGCTCGCGGCTGACCCTCGAGGGTGGCATCGGTGACGAGACGCCGACGCTGGTGGAGCCGCCCGCGTCGGGATCGGCGATCGACGACCGCGAAGCGAACGCGGACGATGCCGACGTGCTCATCGGCGGCCGCGTGGAACTGAACGCGACGGGTCGGCACCTGCTGCTTCGGGCGCTGCCCCCGGTACTGCACGTCGGACAGGCGAGCTCGGTCGGACCCCAACTGCGGGGTCACGTGCAACGGTTGTTCGAAGAGATCCTGTCGAACCGCGTCGGTTCCGACTTCGCGATCCGACAGTACGGTCAGCTTCTGGTGCTCGACGTCGTGCGCGGGTTCATGCACGACGGGGACATGCCCGCCGGCTGGCTGAAGCTTCTCGCCGACGAACGCCTCCGCCCCGCGCTCGCACTGATCCACGAGCAACCCGGCAAAGCGTGGAGCCTGGAGGACCTCGCGAGCGCGTCGTCCATGTCCCGCTCCACGTTCGCCCTCAGGTTCCGCCAGACCGCCGGCACTCCCCCGCTGTCGTACCTCATCGATTGGCGCATGCTGATCGCCCAGAAGGCGCTCCGCGCGGCGGACACCCGCATCCGCCCGCTCGCGCTCGAACTCGGCTATTCCTCTGAGAGCGCGTTCAGTACGGCGTTCAAGCGGCACGTCGGGGAGTCCCCGCTCAGTTTTCGAGCGGGCGCGGCCAGGCGAAAACCCTCACCGCCCGAGGCCTGA
- a CDS encoding metalloregulator ArsR/SmtB family transcription factor, whose translation MVTGGSTAELRLLADPTRARIMSLILEGAEGRALVGHLAVELGLRQPTVSHHVKALFDEGLLEREPEGRNVWYSVSPEQIDRVTDVLRSELPPAIAPDVLERISADLAGRFAGTFAPETVERYVRESHGLLADQSHITRNLPSLTSRFAADRLSALAASALPDGEGVPEVLFVCVQNAGRSQMAAGILRHLAGDRVSVRTAGSAPASAVRSVIISALDEIGVPIGGEYPKPLTDDVVRAADVVVTMGCGDACPVYPGRRYLDWDLEDPVGLPLTRVRDIRDDIEARVRDLLHSLDLNPADSR comes from the coding sequence ATGGTTACCGGAGGATCCACCGCCGAGCTGCGATTGCTCGCGGATCCGACGCGGGCGCGCATCATGTCGCTCATTCTGGAGGGCGCGGAGGGGCGTGCGCTCGTCGGTCACCTGGCCGTCGAACTCGGGTTGCGGCAACCCACAGTGAGCCACCACGTCAAGGCGCTCTTCGACGAGGGATTGCTCGAACGCGAGCCCGAGGGTCGAAATGTCTGGTACTCGGTCAGCCCCGAGCAGATCGACCGGGTGACGGACGTGCTGCGGTCAGAGCTCCCGCCCGCGATCGCCCCCGACGTGCTCGAGCGGATCTCCGCCGACCTCGCCGGTCGCTTTGCCGGCACCTTCGCGCCCGAAACCGTCGAGCGCTACGTTCGAGAGAGCCACGGGCTGCTGGCGGATCAGTCGCACATCACCCGCAATCTCCCGTCGCTAACGTCGAGGTTCGCGGCGGACAGGCTCTCGGCGCTCGCCGCGTCCGCCCTGCCCGACGGGGAGGGCGTGCCCGAGGTGCTGTTCGTCTGTGTGCAGAACGCGGGCCGCTCGCAGATGGCCGCCGGCATCCTCCGCCATCTCGCCGGAGACAGGGTCAGCGTGCGCACCGCCGGTTCCGCGCCGGCGAGCGCCGTGCGGTCCGTCATCATCTCCGCTCTCGACGAGATCGGGGTGCCGATCGGAGGCGAGTACCCGAAACCGCTCACCGACGACGTCGTGCGCGCAGCCGACGTCGTGGTCACGATGGGCTGCGGCGATGCCTGCCCGGTCTACCCGGGCCGTCGCTACCTCGACTGGGACCTCGAAGACCCGGTGGGCCTTCCGCTGACCCGGGTCCGTGACATCCGAGACGACATCGAAGCCCGGGTACGCGACCTTCTCCACTCGCTCGATCTGAATCCCGCAGACTCGCGCTAG
- a CDS encoding APC family permease: MTTPSDAIPEVVSLRQTKRDTEPSPLGKWLLANKVAPAGPEAGEKNQTHSWWKVMTLTGVDYFSTLSYLPAIAVLAAGALSPVATLLIVVLTLFGMLPMYRRVAKQSPHGQGSVAMLEKLLPFWRGKIFVLVLLGFVATSWIITITLSSADATVHLLENPFVPEALRGANVIVTVILLLVLGGVFLLGFNEAVNVAIPLVAVFLLLNAIVIGVSIAAIVAEPGSLQNWLERLTASSGNFGDVARTAVFAFPLLVLGLSGFETGVSMMPLVKSDGFTEFQVLASRVRNTRKLLTTAAVIMSAYLLATSVVTTVLIPAEEFEEGGEANGRALAYLAHLYLGEGFGTVYDISSVLILWFAGASAMAGLINIVPRYLPSYGMAPEWSKAIRPVVLVYTGISIIITIAFNADVNAQAGAYATGILAMMVSGAVAVTIAAVRKRERRATFGFSVLTAVLIYALLANVIEKPDGIAISSLFIAGIITVSIISRAYRATELRVERVEFNATARRLIAEALSVDGQLNLIANRRQTGHADEYAEKEASQRGMNPVPSTSKVLFLEVDVVDPSTFRQTLNVRGVEVGEFLILRIDSAVVPNTIAATLLALQEATGVRPQCHFEWAEGNPIAYLFKYLLLGRGDTAPLVREILREAEKDPKQRPGIHVGG, from the coding sequence GTGACCACACCTTCCGACGCGATCCCCGAGGTCGTCTCGCTGCGACAGACGAAGCGGGATACCGAGCCGAGTCCACTGGGTAAGTGGCTGCTGGCCAACAAGGTGGCGCCGGCCGGACCGGAGGCGGGCGAGAAGAACCAGACGCACTCGTGGTGGAAGGTGATGACGCTCACCGGCGTGGACTACTTCTCGACGCTGTCGTACCTGCCGGCGATCGCCGTACTCGCGGCAGGCGCGCTCTCCCCCGTCGCGACTCTGCTCATCGTGGTGCTCACGCTGTTCGGCATGCTCCCCATGTACCGCCGCGTCGCGAAGCAGAGCCCGCACGGCCAGGGCTCGGTGGCAATGCTCGAGAAGCTGCTTCCGTTCTGGCGGGGGAAGATCTTCGTCCTCGTGCTGCTCGGCTTCGTCGCGACATCCTGGATCATCACCATCACGCTGTCCAGTGCCGACGCGACCGTGCACCTGCTCGAGAACCCGTTCGTGCCCGAGGCGCTGCGCGGCGCGAACGTGATCGTCACCGTGATTCTGCTGCTCGTTCTCGGCGGCGTCTTCCTGCTCGGCTTCAACGAGGCCGTCAACGTCGCCATTCCGCTCGTCGCGGTCTTCCTTCTACTGAACGCCATCGTGATCGGCGTCTCGATCGCGGCCATCGTCGCCGAACCGGGCAGTCTGCAGAACTGGCTCGAGCGGCTGACCGCCAGCAGCGGTAACTTCGGCGACGTCGCGAGAACCGCGGTCTTCGCGTTTCCCCTGCTCGTGCTGGGGCTCTCCGGTTTTGAGACCGGCGTGAGCATGATGCCGCTCGTCAAGTCCGACGGCTTCACCGAGTTCCAGGTGCTCGCGTCGCGCGTGCGCAACACCCGCAAACTGCTCACCACGGCGGCGGTCATCATGAGCGCCTACTTGCTCGCCACCAGCGTCGTCACCACGGTGCTCATCCCCGCGGAGGAGTTCGAGGAGGGCGGGGAGGCCAACGGCCGCGCCCTCGCCTACCTTGCGCACCTCTATCTCGGGGAAGGCTTCGGCACCGTCTACGACATCAGCAGCGTGCTCATCCTCTGGTTCGCCGGGGCCTCGGCGATGGCGGGACTGATCAACATCGTCCCCCGGTACCTGCCGTCGTACGGCATGGCGCCGGAGTGGAGCAAGGCCATCCGGCCGGTCGTGCTCGTCTACACCGGCATCAGCATCATCATCACGATCGCCTTCAACGCCGACGTCAACGCGCAGGCCGGAGCGTATGCGACCGGCATCCTCGCCATGATGGTGTCCGGGGCGGTCGCGGTCACCATCGCGGCGGTGCGCAAGCGCGAACGCCGCGCCACTTTCGGCTTCTCGGTGCTCACCGCGGTGCTGATCTACGCGCTGCTCGCGAACGTGATCGAGAAGCCCGACGGTATCGCCATCTCGAGCCTGTTCATCGCCGGCATCATCACGGTCTCGATCATCTCGCGCGCGTATCGCGCCACCGAGCTGCGCGTCGAGCGGGTGGAGTTCAACGCGACTGCACGGCGGCTTATCGCCGAGGCCCTCTCCGTCGACGGTCAGCTGAACCTCATCGCCAACCGCCGCCAGACCGGGCACGCCGACGAATACGCCGAGAAGGAGGCCTCGCAGCGGGGCATGAACCCCGTGCCGTCCACCTCGAAGGTGCTCTTCCTCGAGGTGGACGTGGTCGACCCGTCGACGTTCCGCCAGACGCTCAACGTGCGCGGTGTCGAAGTGGGCGAGTTCCTGATCCTCCGCATCGACAGCGCGGTGGTGCCCAACACCATCGCCGCCACCCTGCTCGCGCTGCAGGAGGCGACGGGAGTGCGGCCCCAGTGCCATTTCGAGTGGGCTGAGGGCAATCCGATCGCGTACCTGTTCAAGTACCTACTGCTGGGCCGGGGCGACACCGCGCCGCTCGTGCGCGAGATTCTGCGCGAGGCGGAGAAGGACCCGAAGCAGCGCCCCGGAATCCACGTCGGCGGCTGA
- a CDS encoding HAD family hydrolase: MTPDQAMTSDRWLVALDIDGTVLHEDGTLGDDVLEQVTRTSAIGHEVMLATGRSVAMTLPVLDRLGITPDYLVCSNGAITLKRDADAPAGYSRHFVETFNPGEVLSTIKSNLSAAHYAVEDETGLYRFTGFFPDGTLGASSVKVEFEELLTHEATRVVVISPEHDIEDFLSVVERMGLHKVSYNVGWTAWLDIAPDGVNKSTALERVRALLDIPRSRVMAVGDGRNDIEMLEWASAEGRGVAMGQAPAEVVAAANETTETDLNAGVARVLETL, from the coding sequence GGACGGAACGCTCGGCGACGACGTGCTCGAACAGGTCACGCGCACTAGCGCGATCGGCCACGAGGTGATGCTCGCGACGGGGCGTTCGGTCGCGATGACCCTGCCCGTGCTCGACCGGCTCGGCATCACGCCCGACTACCTGGTCTGCTCCAACGGCGCGATCACCCTGAAGCGCGACGCCGACGCACCCGCCGGCTACTCCCGCCACTTCGTCGAGACCTTCAACCCGGGGGAGGTGCTGTCGACCATCAAGTCGAACCTCTCCGCCGCGCACTACGCCGTGGAAGACGAGACCGGGCTGTACCGCTTCACCGGCTTCTTCCCCGACGGCACGCTCGGCGCCTCGAGCGTGAAGGTCGAGTTCGAGGAGCTGCTCACCCACGAGGCGACCCGCGTCGTGGTGATCTCGCCCGAACACGACATCGAAGACTTCCTCTCCGTCGTCGAGCGCATGGGCCTGCACAAGGTGAGCTACAACGTCGGCTGGACCGCCTGGCTCGACATCGCGCCCGACGGCGTCAACAAGTCGACCGCGCTCGAGCGGGTGCGCGCGTTGCTCGACATCCCTCGCTCGCGCGTGATGGCGGTCGGCGACGGACGCAACGATATCGAGATGCTCGAATGGGCGTCCGCCGAGGGCCGTGGTGTCGCGATGGGACAGGCGCCGGCCGAGGTCGTCGCCGCGGCGAACGAAACCACCGAGACCGATCTGAACGCGGGCGTCGCCCGGGTTCTCGAGACGTTGTGA
- a CDS encoding LCP family protein, producing the protein MSDLRPRSNRSATAAGIARHGRLKKSSPWPTILKFVGAALVVVLVSGASVGALVFSQIKDSITTVSLVGETEGPPPSIGAFDGGFNILIVGSDKCEDDSGCDGRGDANLNDVTMLLHVSEDQTNAVAVSFPRDLVVPIPSCPQADGTGTNSAMSARPINETLYYGGLPCTVLTVQALTGLDIQFAGLITFNGVIQMSDAVGGVDVCVDAPIKDRYTGLNLPAAGTYTLSGADALAFLRTRHGVGDGSDLTRISSQQVYLSSLVRTLKSSETLGDPLKIYNLAKAATANMTLSQGFSNLDTLASIALALKDIPLESVTFVQYPGTTGADGVYSGKVAPVKAKAQELFDLIKSDTPFALAAVGDDKGSTIDPNAPVADPATPDPAATADPSAAATATAAPVETLDITGQTAADYTCSKSFSGK; encoded by the coding sequence ATGAGTGACCTTCGTCCTCGATCAAACAGGTCGGCTACCGCGGCCGGGATCGCCCGTCACGGCCGCCTCAAAAAGTCGAGCCCGTGGCCGACCATACTCAAGTTCGTGGGCGCCGCCCTCGTCGTGGTTCTCGTCAGCGGAGCATCCGTCGGCGCACTGGTCTTCTCCCAGATCAAAGACTCCATCACCACCGTCTCCCTCGTCGGCGAGACCGAGGGTCCGCCGCCGAGCATCGGTGCGTTCGATGGCGGATTCAACATTCTCATCGTCGGTAGCGACAAGTGCGAAGACGATTCCGGATGCGACGGACGAGGCGACGCAAACCTCAACGACGTCACCATGCTGCTGCACGTCTCCGAAGACCAGACCAACGCGGTCGCCGTGAGCTTCCCCCGCGACCTCGTCGTGCCGATCCCGTCATGCCCGCAGGCCGACGGCACCGGAACGAACTCGGCGATGTCGGCGCGCCCCATCAACGAGACGCTCTACTACGGCGGACTTCCCTGCACCGTGCTGACCGTCCAGGCGCTCACCGGGCTCGACATCCAGTTCGCGGGCCTCATCACCTTCAACGGTGTCATCCAGATGTCCGACGCCGTCGGTGGAGTCGACGTCTGCGTGGACGCGCCGATCAAGGACCGCTACACCGGACTCAACCTTCCCGCCGCCGGCACCTACACGCTGAGCGGCGCCGACGCGCTCGCCTTCCTGCGCACCCGCCACGGCGTGGGCGACGGCAGCGACCTCACCCGCATTTCTTCGCAGCAGGTCTACCTGTCGTCGCTGGTGCGCACGCTCAAGAGCAGCGAGACGCTCGGCGACCCGCTGAAGATCTACAACCTGGCCAAGGCCGCGACGGCGAACATGACGCTGTCGCAGGGCTTCTCGAACCTCGACACTCTCGCGTCGATCGCGCTCGCCCTCAAAGACATCCCGCTGGAGTCGGTGACGTTCGTGCAGTACCCGGGCACCACCGGAGCCGACGGCGTCTACTCGGGCAAGGTCGCGCCGGTGAAGGCGAAGGCTCAGGAGCTGTTCGACCTGATCAAGTCGGATACGCCGTTCGCCCTCGCCGCGGTCGGCGACGACAAGGGGTCGACCATCGACCCCAACGCGCCCGTGGCCGATCCGGCTACGCCGGACCCGGCCGCGACCGCCGACCCGTCGGCTGCCGCCACAGCGACGGCCGCTCCCGTGGAGACCCTCGACATCACGGGGCAGACGGCTGCCGACTACACCTGCTCGAAGTCGTTCTCGGGTAAGTAA
- a CDS encoding sugar phosphate isomerase/epimerase family protein yields MTPTVSVQLYSVRDAIAADLQGAVARLAEIGLRNVEPYGFAERVDDYERAFSASGISAPSGHAAVIDSDEPDRYFEAAVRLGIGTVIDPLVPTERWRSADDVAKTADRVNELTARAAGFGLAFGYHNHQWELANQIDGRHALLGFVDRLDDSVVLEIDTFWASVGGADTPALLRTLGDRVRFIHVKDGALSDDTSLQRPAGGGAVDVAGALAAAPQATRVIEFDAYAGDVFEGIAQSFAWLKENDS; encoded by the coding sequence ATGACCCCGACCGTATCTGTCCAGCTCTACAGCGTGCGCGACGCGATCGCCGCCGACCTGCAGGGCGCCGTCGCGAGACTCGCCGAGATCGGACTGCGTAACGTCGAACCGTACGGCTTCGCCGAGCGCGTCGACGACTACGAGCGGGCGTTCTCCGCCTCCGGAATCTCGGCGCCGTCCGGCCATGCGGCCGTCATCGATTCGGATGAACCGGACCGCTACTTCGAGGCGGCGGTGCGTCTCGGCATCGGCACGGTCATCGACCCCCTGGTGCCGACCGAGCGCTGGCGATCGGCCGACGACGTAGCGAAGACCGCCGACCGCGTCAACGAGCTGACCGCCAGGGCCGCCGGCTTCGGCCTCGCGTTCGGGTACCACAACCACCAATGGGAGCTCGCGAACCAGATCGACGGACGCCACGCGTTGCTCGGCTTCGTCGACCGCCTCGACGATTCCGTCGTGCTCGAGATCGACACCTTCTGGGCGTCGGTGGGCGGGGCTGACACCCCCGCACTGCTGCGCACTCTCGGCGACCGGGTGAGGTTCATCCACGTGAAGGACGGTGCACTGAGCGACGACACGTCGTTGCAACGGCCCGCGGGCGGAGGCGCGGTCGACGTCGCAGGGGCGCTCGCCGCCGCGCCGCAGGCCACGCGGGTCATCGAGTTCGACGCCTATGCCGGCGACGTGTTCGAGGGCATCGCCCAGTCGTTCGCGTGGCTGAAGGAGAACGACTCGTGA